CGCGGACAGCGAGACGACGGCGGCGGTGTAACTGAGGCAGCTGTCGATAGAGGCCTGTATGGCGGAGCTGTATTTTTTCAGCCCGGGCAGGTATTTGGGCTCGGTCGTTCCGCTGTCGAGCATCTTGCTGATAGCGGACTGGCGGCTCTGCAGCGAGAGCAGGTCTTTCTGCACGTCGAGCAGGTTGTTTTCGAGGGTTTTGATTTCGGCGTTCATGTTTTTGACGGCAGCGGGAATGGTCGTTTCGTCGACGGCGCCGCGGGCCAGGTCGTAACGCAGCGTCCACAGGCGCTTGCGTTCGGCGTAGAGCACCAGCGTTTCCTGCAGCTGTTCGAGCTGCAGGCGGTAGCGGTCGCGCTCGGCGGTGCGGTAGCTCATTTCCAGCTGGGCGGCGCGCTTGTCTTTGTCGTCGGCGGCGTATTTCATTTCGGCAGTCTCGGCGGCGGCTTCCGCCTGTTTGATCTGGCGGTTCAGGGCCGGGCGCGAGTCTTCCAGTTTTTTGATCTCGGCGTTCAACGCGGCGATCTGGGCGGCAAAACTTTCTGCGCTCAGGTCGAGGTTCTCGCGGATGTATTTTTGCAGATAGCCGCGGCGCTGATACTGCAGCTCGTATTTCGCGAGCGCGGTGGCGGCGCGTTCTTTTTCGAAACCGTCGAGGATCAGCTGGGCGCGGGCGATTTCCAGCAGATAGGCGGCGCCATGAAGCTGCCAGGAAGTCTTCTGATCCCGCGCTTTCTGATAATTGTCGCGGGCAAGGCGCCACGCCGCTTCGCGCTCCTCGACGAGTTTCTGCGAGGCGGCGGCGTACGAGTCGAAGCGCTCCAGATCTTCCTTGGCGTCGTCGATCTGCTTGCGGATATCGTCGAGGCCGGCGATGTACGCGTCGTAGTAGCCGAGCTTGTAGGGCGGTTTGTCGTTCAGCGTCAGTTCGGGCGAACTGACGTCGCCTTTCTGACGGGCCAGATCGGCGTCGTCCTGCTTTTTGCGGCTGATGGCGTTGATGATTCGCGGGTAAGCGTTTTTGAGCAGCGTCAGATTTTCGACGCGCCTCGTCACGTCTTCGGCGGTGACGCCGAAACGGGCGGCGGCCTCGTCGGCTTTGAGGCTTTCCCATTCGGCGAGAAGCCGTTCGATCTCGGCGAGGCGCTTGCTGCAGGCTTCCGGATCGGCGGAGGGCGTATAAGGCTGAGGCGTCTCGTCTTTTCCGACGGCCCGGTCGGCGGATGTCGCCGCATCAACGGCGGTTCCCGCGTCGGCGCCGGTGATGAGCGACAGCGCGTCGATGGCTCCGGCCGGGAAAATGGCGCCGCTTGCGAGCAAAAGCGCGGCGGCGAGCGGGAGAATTTTTTTCATCGGCAACACTCCTTGAATCCTGATGGGTCTCATCGAAAATTATAAGCCAGTATGTCTGAAAATGCTAATCGGGAAAATCGCCTATTTTAAGCGCCCGCTTGACTTGGAGTTCACTTCATGTGGTAAACTCTCGTCGAACGACCGCGGGCGGCCCGGGGGGATCGGCCGGCTGCGGAAACATTCGCAGGGGGGATTTTCACAATGGGAAATAAAAAGTCGATCGTTTATTTTGCGCCTTTCACGCCCGGCGTCAGCAAGGTGGACGTGCTGAAAAAAGCCGTCGAGGCCGTCGAGTTCAAAAAGACCGTCGCGAAGGACGCGCTCACGGCCGTGAAGCTGCACTTCGGCGAAAAGGGCAACGACACCTATCTGCGGCCCATCTTCATCCGCGCCGTCGTGGACGAGGTCAAGAAGTGCGGCGGCAAGCCGTTCCTCGTCGACAGCAACACGCTCTACGTGGGCAGCCGCAAGAATTCCGTCGATCATCTGATCACCGCCATCGAGAACGGCTTCGGTTACGAAGTCACCGGCGCGCCGCTGATTATCGCCGACGGCTTGAAGAGCAACGATTTCCGCGAGGTGGAGATCGACGGCCAGTATTTCAAAAAAGTCGAAGTCTCGGCCGCCGTCGCCGAAGCCGACGCGCTCGTCGTCGTCTCGCACTTCAAGGGACACGTGGCGGCCGGTTACGGCGGCGCGATCAAGAACCTCGCCATGGGCTGCGCGCCGGCCCGCGGCAAAAAAGCCCAGCACGCGGTGCGTCTCGAAGTCGACGAGGAAAAGTGCATCGGCTGCGGCCGCTGCTTCCGCAATTGCCCCGGCCACGCCATCACGATGGAGAAAGACGCCGCCGGCAGAACGACGTCGCATATCCACGCCGAACCGTGCCTGGGCTGCTGCGAGTGCATGACCGTCTGTCCCACTCAGGCCGTCGGCATGATCTGGACGGCTGACGAGGACAAGTCGAGTTTCAACTGCCGCATGGCCGAGTACGCCTGGGGCGCGATCAAGGACAAGGAACGTTCCCTCTTCATCAACGTCATGATGGACATCACGCCGTTGTGCGACTGCTGCGGCTGGAGCGACACGCCCATCGTCCCCAACATCGGCGTCGCCGCCAGCACCGATCCCGTGGCGCTCGACAAAGCCTGCTACGATATGGTCATGGCCGCTTCGGGTTCGGCTGTAGAGGAACATCATTTCCACGAGGGCGACGACAAGTTCCAGCTCCTTCATCCGACTACCGCTCCCCACGCCCAGTTCGAGCACGGCGCCAAGATCGGCATGGGCTCGCTCGACTACGAGCTGAGGACGATCCACATCGAAGAGGGCGAAGGCGAGTAAAATCGGGTAACGCCCGCGCCGTTTCGAAAAGCGGCCGGCTTGGCGCCGCGAGGAAAAACATGATATACAAAAAAAGCCGTCGATTACTCCGATCGACGGCTTTTTTCGCGGCCCGTCTGTTTTTTGCAAAAACGCCGCGAAACTGGTAAAGTGGGCGCGAAGGGACGGGGAAGGGCATGGAAGAAAAACGTCGGGACACGCTGAGACGGGTGATCCGTCTGGCGCTGCCGGCTGTCTTCGAAAACGTGATGTTCACGCTGGTGAATATCGTCGACGTGGCCATGGTCGGTTCGCTGGGGGCCGTGGCGACGGCGGCCGCGGCGCTGAACGCGCAGCCGATGTGGCTGGCCTACGCGGTGACGATGATCGCTGCCGGCGGCGCCTCCGTGCTGGTGGCGCGCTGCTGGGGCGCGAAGGATTACGCGCTGGCGGGGCGCTACGCCGCGCAGGCGGTCGTGCTCGGCGCGCTGATCGGCCTGTGCATGACCGCGGCCGCCGAATCCGGCGCCGGCCTGTACGTCGCCTTGATGCATGCCGCCCCCGACGTGGCGCCCGACGCGGCGGCCTACATGCGCATCGTCGGCGCGTCCCTGCCCTTTCTCATGGCGGAGCGGACGATGGCCGGCGTGCTCCAGTCCGCCGGCGACACGGTGACGCCGATGAAGATCTCCGTCGCCGCCAACCTGTGCAACGTGGCGGGCAACTTCCTGCTCATCTATCCCAGACGGAATCTGGACTGGCTGGGCGGCCTGCCGGTGTGGGGCATGGGCTGGGGCGTGCGCGGCGCGGCGGTGTCGACGGCGGTTTCGATCGTTTTGGCGGCCGCCGCCATGGCGGCGGCGCTGAGGCGGCGCCGGGACGAGCTCGAGCTGTCGGCGCCGCGGTTCCTGCGCTTCGAGAAAAAACGCCTGGACGATCTGCTGCGAGTCGGTTTGCCGATCGCGGCCGAACGCATCGTGCTCTCCAGCGGGCAGATCCTCTACATGTCGGTGATCTCCGCGCTGGGCACGGTGGCCGTTTCGGCGCATTATCTGGCGACGACGGCCGAAGGCGTGTGCTACAATCCCGTTTACGGCATCGCCATCGCCGCCACGACGCTGGTCGGTCAGGCTCTGGGCGCGGGCGACGAACGGCGCGCCGAGGCCGAGGGCCGGGCCTGCATCCATCTTTGTCTGGCCGTGATGGCGGTGGTGAGCACGGGCATGTATTTCGGGGCCGAATGGCTGATCCGCGTGTTCACGTCCGACGCGGCCGTGATCGAACAGGGCGCGCGGGCGCTGCGCATCGTGGCGTGGGTGGAGACGCTTTTCGGCGCGGCGCTGACCAGCTCGGGCGCGCTGCGCGGCGCGGGCGACACGGTCGTGCCGCTGTGGCTGGGCATTTTTTCCATGCTGGGGCTGCGTCTGGGCGCGGCCTGGCTGTTCGTGAACAAGCTGGGGCTGGGACTGGCCGGCGCGTGGTACGCCATGGATCTCGACGTAGGCGTGCGCGGCGCGCTGCTGTGGCTTTATTTCAACTCCGGCCGCTGGAAGCTGAAAAGCCGCCGTCTCGCCGCGCGCACCGGCCAATAGAGAGCGGATATCCGGAAAGAGAGTTCCCGTTCGGCGGCGCTTCATTGCCGGAGGAACGTTTTTCGAGCGTCGAAAGCGACGTCGGAAGGGAAATTTTCGATGGACCAAGAGGTAGAAGCGTCGAAGCAAAACGCCGAGCTGCGCGCGTTCAACACCGTGGTGGAGCTGATCCGTCAGCGCGAGATCGTTCCCGGGCAGCGGCTTTTCGAGCCGGATCTGTCCGAACGGCTGTCGATGAGCCGCACGCCGCTGCGCACCGCGCTCAGCCGGCTGGTCGCGGAGGGCATCCTGGTCAAGGAGCGGGGGCGCAAGGGCTATCTGCTGCCGGCGCTGTCGTCGGAGGACATGCGGCAGATCTTCTACAGCCGCGCCGCCGTGGAGGGGGCCGCCGCGGCGCGGCTGGCGCATGGCTGCACGCCGGAACACGTGACGGTGCTGCGCGCGATCAACGCCAAAGAGGCGGAACTGTTCGGACGAAAGCGGCAAACTCCCGAGGAGAAAGCGCAGTACGCGCAGCTGAACGAAGAACTGCACCGCCTGATCGTCTCTTTTTCCGGCAACGTGTACCTGCTGCGTTTCTTCAACAGCAGTTATTGGCGCTCCACGATGTACACGCTGCTTTATACCCGTTTTTATCGGGAACGAACGCGTTCGACGGGGGAAAACGTGCCGAGCTGGAAGGAACATTCCTTGATCATCGACGCGCTCGAGGCCCACGAGGCCGAGCGCAGCCGCCGGCTGATGGAAGAGCACGTGCTGAACACGTTCCGTTACCGTTCGCTGTTGGAGGAAACGGAAAGGCAGTAACGCGCGTTTTTCAATGACGGGACGCTCTCGGCGGGCGCTCCGTCATTTTTTTTGCGCGCGTTCCCGTCTTTTCCGTTTCCGGCCGCGTTAGGGACGTTTTTCCGCACCGAAAAATTTTCCGTTGACAGGAGAAATATTTTTAATTATACTAATCGCGTGGATTCGAATCTGTATCCAATCTTTTGTCGCCCGCCGGGCGACGCCTCGCTTTTTTGCGGCCGGCGTTTTGGCGCCGGCTGGCGGCGTAAAGGGCCCTGACGAAGGGCACGGTTTTGTTTTTGGTGCAGGAGGTTGAAGGAGTATGGCAGAGAAAGCAGCAAAGCCGCACAAGGAAGTCGGACTGGGCGGCGCGATTGCGATCATGGTGATGATCCTCGCGATCATGGTCGTCGGCAAACTGTTCATGAATTTCGACACGGGCATGCTGTGCCTGATCGTCGCGCTGGCGACGACGGTCGTGTACGTGTTCGGCTATGGCTTCACGTGGGATTATATGTTCAAGGAAGGCGTCATCCCGATGGTCGCCCGCGCTTCGGGCGCGATCCTGATCCTGCTGATCGTCGGCCCGATGATCGCCATCTGGATGGCCGGAGGCACGGTACCTTATCTGATCAAAGTCGGCCTGTCGATCCTCCGTCCCAGTACGTTCCTGATCTCGGCCTCGGTGATCTGCGCCATCTCTTCGGTGCTGACGGGCACTTCGTGGGGTTCGGCCGCCACGTTCGGCGTGGCGCTGATGGGCATCGGTCACGGTCTCGGCATCAATCCCGCCGCCACCGCGGGCGCGGTCATCGCGGGCAGCTACTTCGGCGACAAGATCAGCCCCATTTCCGACACCACGGTCCTGGCGGCCGCGACCGCCGAGTGCGACATCATGGACCACATCAAGTCGATGATGTGGACAACGCTGCCGGCGTTCTGCATCGGCCTGGCCGTGTACGCCTACGTCGGCTCCTCCAGCGCCGACACGATGGACATGACCCGCATCAACGAGATCGTCGGCGCGATCGAGAAATCCTACAAGCTGACGCCGCTCGTGCTGATCCCCGCGGGCGTCATGCTGGTGCTGTCCTACATGGGCAAGCCGACGATCCCCGTGCTCTGGGCGTCGATGGTTTCGGCCATACCGTTCGCGATGATGCAGGGCCATTCGCTGCCCGCGATCGTCAAGATCATGGCCAGCGGCCCCAAGGCGGCGACGGGCGTCAAGGTGGTCGACAGCCTGCTCAGCCGCGGCGGGCTTTCCTTCATGTCCGGCTCGGTCGTGGTCGTGTTCTTCGCCTACATTTTCGCCGGGCAGCTCGAGTGCACCGGCACGATCAAGGTGATCACCAACGCCATGCGCGAGCGCTTCATCAAGAGCAGCGTCGGCCGCCTGGTGTTCTCCACCTCGCTGACGGGCATCATCACCGCGCTCGGCACGGGCAATTCCTATCTGAGCATCATCATGCCCGGCATCATGTACCGCGATCCCTTCGACGAGTTCGGCATCCGCCGCAACGTGCTGTCCCGCACGCTCGAGGATTCCGGTACGGTGGTCGTGCCGCTGATCCCCTGGTCGGCCGCCGGCGTTTACATGGCGTCGGTGCTCGACGTGCCGGTGCTGGAGTACCTGCCCTGGACGATCATGTGTTACTCGGGCGCGGTGCTGGCATGGATCTACGCGTTCTGCAACATCGCGATTTTCCGCACCAAAACGGCGGAAAGCAAATAATCGCGTTTTGGGACAGGAAATCGCAGACCGGACTGGCCTGCGATTTCTTTGCGTGAAACTGAATCAATCATTTGCTGTGAATCGAGGAAAGGACAATGTATAATCCGTTGCTTCTGAAAAACATCGATCTGTACGCGCCCGAGCACGTGGGCCTGACCGATCTGCTGATCCTTGGCGGCGCAATCGCCGCCGTGGAAAAAGGGCTCGACGTAAAGATCCCCGGCCTTGAAGTCGTCGACGCGGAGGGGCTGATCGCCGCGCCCGGTATCGTCGATCATCACAATCATTTCGGCGGCGCCGGCGGCGAGGGCGCGTTCAACTTCCGCACGCCGCCCGCGCAGTTTTCCACGTTCGTCAAAGCCGGCATCACGACCGCGGTCGGCCTGCTGGGCACCGACGGCTTCAGCCGTTCGCTCACCGAACTGCTGGCCAAGGCCCGCGCGCTCGACATCGAAGGGCTGAGCACGTGGATGTACACCGGCTCCTATCAGCTGCCCGGGCCGACGATCACGGGCAAGGTCGGCCACGACATCGCCTGGATCGACAAGGTCATCGGCTGCAAGATCGCGCTGTCCGATCACCGTTCCTCGCATCCTGCGGTGGAGACGATCCGCGCGCTGGTATCCGAAGCGCGCGTGGCCGGGATGCTGTCCGGCAAGGCCGGCGTCGTCTGCGTGCACATGGGCAGCGAGGCTTCGGGACTGGAACCGCTGCGCGAGGCCGTCAAAGGTACCGGCGTGCCGCTGAGCCAGTTCATGCCGACGCATACGACGCGCTGCCCCGAGCTTCTCGACGACGCGGTCGCCTGGGTCAAGGCCGGCGGCGTGGCCGACATCACCGCCGACGAAAAGACGCCCGGCGCGGTCGCCCGCTACGTGGCCGAGGGGGCCGACCTGTCGCACGTCTGCTTCAGCTCCGACGGCAACGGCAGCATGCCGCGCTTCGACGCGGCGGGAAATTTCGCCGGCATGGGCGTGGGCGACCCGGCCTCCATCCTGCAGGCGATCGGCGACTGCGCGCGCGCAGGCGACGCTCCGTTGGAAAAGATCTTCGCGTTCGCCAGCGCCAATCCGGCCGTCTGGCTCAAGCTGCCCGGCAAGGGCCGTTTGGAAAAGGGCTTCGACGCCGACCTGATGATCCTCGACAAGGATTACCGCCTGCGCACGCTGATCGGCCGCGGCCGCGTGATGATGCGCGACGGCGAAGTGCTCGCCAAGGGCACCTTCGAAGCGTAACGGTCCTCGAAAAATCACAAAGGATCGAAAACCGCCTTCCCGACACCGGGAAGGCGGTTTTTTTGCGAAGATCCGCGGCGGCTGGAAGCTGCGAAAGCGTTCCTGTTTTGGGGCGGCATGAAGAAATCCCTGCCCGCGAAAGCGGCAGGGATTTTTTTGCAGAGCGCGGAGTCAGTCCGCGGGGAATTCGCGCGGTTCCTTGAGGCGGACAACGATCTCCACCTCGACGACCGCATTGCCGGGCAAGGCTTGGATGCCGATGGCGCTGCGGGCGTGGCGGCCGGGCCGACCGAAGACCTCGAGCAGCAGGTCGGAGGTGCCGTTCAACACTTTGGCCGTCTGCGTGAAGCCCGGAGCGGCGTTGATAAAGCCCGTGACCTTGAGGACGCGTGCCACGTTGTCCAACCCGGCGGCCATGTCGATGGCGGCCAGACAGTTGATGGCGCAGACGCGGGCGGCCGCGTAGGCCTCCTCGAGGCTGGGGCCGTTTTCTGCGCCCATCGTGCCGGCGTACGCGACCTCGCCGTTGACGCGCGGCGTCTGTCCGGAGGAGAAGCACAGCGTTCCCGAAGCCGTGGCGGGCACATAGGATCCCGTGGGCTTGTTTGCGGGCGGAAGCTCGATGCCCAGTTCTTTCAGTCTTTCTTTGATGCTCATGCCGATCACCTCGTTTTGAGTTTTTGCTGCCGAAGAGGAAGGGACTCTTGTCACTCCCCGTTTTCAGCGCTGTTCATCGCCGTCTTGAAAAGTTCAAAATCGACGGTCGCGTAGTCCGCGTGAGTTCCGGCGGGAATCTCGCCGTATTCGATGTCTTCCGCTTTGTTCAGGGCTCTGTTGATGAAGGCCGTCTGCCGGTCCTGCGGGATGCGTCTGCGTGCCGCCGGGGTCTGAGTCAAAACCACCGTGCGGTAAGGATTGCGCAGAAGACGTTCATTCCCTGCGACGGGATGCGCAAAGAGAGAATACTCCCCGCTTCCCACCAGGTCAAGCGCTCTATACAGAACTTCCCGCGGCGTGCTCGTCATTTGCTTTCGGCGGGAATTTACGTGCGTTGGGCGATCTGTGTATAATAAAGCTCTGCGGGGAAAGGACGCGCTTTTTCCGCTGGAAGGGAGAGGACGATCGCAATGAAATGGTTCATCAGGAGGATTTCCGCGGCGCTGGCGGCGCTGTGGCTGTGCGTCGTGCCCACGGCGTCGGCGGCCGACGACTACGATCCGGTCAACACGGCGGTGGCGTTGAACATGGCCGTGGTCTCGGTCAAGCACATGACGGCCAGCCGCGACCGGATCGTGCTCGATCAGGAGTACCGCAGCATCATCAACAATCTCAGTCTTGGCGACATCGCCAGCGACGATGAGATCGTCAAACTTTACAGCCGGCTGCTGGACACGATCAACACTTACCGTCTGACCGAGGAGGAAAGCAAAGTTTTTCAGGGCGTGTACGACACGCAGCAGCATCATGCCCTGATCTCGTCGCTGTCGAAGATGTGGCCGGTCGGCGGCGACCTCGACAGTTTCTTCGCCTCGCTGTTCAGCGGCGGCATCACGGCTTACTTCGGCTACCGCAGCGAGATGGCGGAGATCCGCAACACGATGGATCAGAAGATGTGGTCGCTGAAAAAAGAAGCGCTGACGGCGCTGAACGACTTGCAGAAGGAGCTGCTGGCCGACTCGTGGGCGCTGCTGCGCAAATACCGCCTGCCCGACGCCTACCGCATCAGCCAGGAGGATCTGGACTACCTCGAGCAGACGCTGGCGCAGCCCGACAAGCGCAAGGCGCTGCTGATGTTCCCGGCGCTGAAGAAATCGTTCGGCGCCTATCCTCCGTTCTGGTATTACTATGGCGAGGCGGCCGGCCGCTGCGGCGATGTGAAGACGGCGCTGGCCTGCTTCGACGAGTTCGACCGCCAATGGCGGCGCGTGCTGCGCCGCGATCCCTACAGGGTGCAGACGGCCAAGCAGCGCATCCTGCTCGACAAAAGTCTGCCGCCGTCCCGTCTCAAAGAGCTGCTGGCCGAGATCAGGGAGAACATTGGGCCGCGCGATTGGCTCGACAATCTCTTTTACGGCACGGTCAGCTGGGCGCTGGGGGACCGCAAGGCAGGGGTGACGGCCGTGCGCAACAACGTGCTGTTCGAGGCGGAAACGCAGATCAGCCCTGTGGTGCTCGAGTCCATGGAGTCCGGCGATTTCGACATGACGCACTTCCGCCGCGGTTTTTGGCGCGTGCTGGCGAACGTGAACGTGCCTGTGGAGACGCTGGATCTGCTGACGGCGTGGTTCAATCATGAGGACGGCACGGCGCGGCGCATGGCGTCGGAACTGCAGCGCCTCCACCCCGGCGCTCCCGTGCCCTGCTATGTGGAGGCGCAGCTGTGGCGCGGCAGGCTCGGCGTGCCTCAGGGACGTGTTCGGGCAGGCGTTCTGCTGGTCCGTCACGAAGATCTGGCGCGGCGCAGCGGCGAGATTTACGCGGCGCTGACGAACTTTTGCCGCGTCTATGCCGGTCAGGGACGCGAGCGCGCGCAGTTCCTGCTCGGTCAGATCTGCGAAAACGGCTGGGGCGGCGAAAAAGAGCCCTTCGAAGCGGCCAAATGGTACCGACTGGCCGCCGAGCAGGGCAGCGACGCCGCTCAGGAACGCTACGCCAGTCTGTGCGAACGGGGCGCCGGCGTGAAGAAGGACGTTGACGAAGCGGCCCGCTGGTATCTGCGCGCCGCCCGCCAGGGCAACGAACGGGCGCAGTTCAGCCTTGGCACCTGCTATCGCGCCGGCCGCGGCGTCGGACAAAACCTGGCCGAGGCCGCTTCGTGGTTTTTGAAAAGCGCCCGTCAGAACCACGCTCCCGCGCAAAAGGCCCTTGGCGAACTGTACAGCAAAGGGGCCGGCGTGCCCCGCGACGACGAGGAGGCCTATAAGTGGGCGTGGCTGGCTCGCCTGAACGGCGCCGTCGGCACGGCACCTCTCATCAACAGGCTGGAAGGGCGCGGCATGTTCCGCAGCGCCAGGCTTTCGGCGGAAAAATGCAAACGCGCCCGGGAGGCCGCGCAGAAACTCTTTGAACAGATGAACGCTTCGTCGTTCGCGGACGATGAAACGGAGAACCGCTGACCGGTGTCAATGTTCCACGTGGAACATTGAAAGCGTCCGGAAGCCGATGATCGAGGATCCATCGGCTTCCGGACGCTTTTCATCGGATGTGGTTCAAAAGGCTCTTTTCGTAAAATCGCTTTCCGCGGGATGCCAATAGCGTGACGGAACTTCTTCCCGTCCCACGGCGGGTTTGTCCGCGCCCTCCGTGCAAAGGGATGGGGCGCGTGGTACAATCAACGCGGTGGATTTCCGGAGTTTGCGGGCGTTTTTTTCGCCGCCTGCGGAAGCGAAAGAATGGCACTGGAGGAATGAGGATGAAAAAGTTTTCCGCTTTTTCGCTGCTGAAAATGGCCGCCGGGCTGGCCGCGATCTTCGCCGCCTGCGCGGGGATCGAGGGATTCCGTCAGCTGCGCGAGCCGAAGCCCGAGCCGGAGATCGTCCGCCCCGTGCGCACGGTCAGGCTCGACAGCGGCGCGGGCGAGAACGTACATCGCTATTTCGGCACCGTGCAGGGGGCGCAGCGCGTCAACCTGTCGTTCCGCGTCTCGGGGCCGCTGCTCGAACTGCCGGCCGAAAAGGGCGTCGCCGTGAAGAAAGGCGAACTGCTGGGCCGCATCGATCCGCGCGATTTCCAGACCCGCCTGACGCAGGCGCAGGCCGCGCTGTCGCAGGCGCGCGCCCAGTACAGCGACGCCGCCACCAACTTCAAACGTTACGACGAGCTTTACAGGCAGAAAGTCATCGCCGCGGCGCAGTACGACGCCTACAAGACGCAGCTGAACGTGGCGCGCTCCGCCGTGCAGCAGGCCGAGGCCCAGGCGCGCACGGCCGCCGACGCGCTGCGCGACACCGAGCTGCGCGCCCCCTTCGACGGCGTCGTCGTCGACCGCATGGCCGAGAAGTTTCAGGACGTGCTGCCCAAGCAGCCCATCCTCAGCCTTCAGGACATTTCCACGCTGGAGATCGTCTTCGCCGTGCCCGACAAGGACGTGCTCAGCGCCCCCGTGCCGGCCGGCGCCGACGCCCGCGATCTGGCGCGATACGCCGCCTCCTTCGGCATGGAGGCCCGCTTCGACGCCATCGCGGGCCGGTCGTTCCCCGTGCGCCTCAAGGAATTCGCCGCGCAGGCCGATCCGCGCACCAAAACGTATCCCGTCACCGTCACCATGCCTCAGCCGGAGGGCGCGCGCGTGCTGCCCGGCATGGCCGTCACCGTGACGGTGGATTTCTCCGCCGGCGCGGCGAAAAACCGCTTCCTCGTGCCCGAGCCGGCCGTGCTGACCGGCGAGGACGGAGCGCGCTGGCTGTGGCGCTTCGAAGACGGGCAGGTCCGGCGCGTGCCCGTCGCTGTCGCCGGCTGGAAGGGCGCCCGCCTCGAAGTGAGCGGAAAGATGCTGCGCGACGGCGACCTGATCGTCACGGCCGGCGTGCATTTTTTGAAGGACGGTCAGAAAGTCCGCCTGATGAAAGCCGGTGAACGGTCATGAGCGTCGCGCGCGCCAGTCTGAAACGCCGCGCCGTCGTCCTGTTCCTCTGCACCCTGGTGGCGATCGCGGGCGTGGCGGCGTATTTCCGCATCGGCAAGCTGGAAGACCCTTCTTTCACGATCAAGACCGCCGTGGTCACCATCGTCTATCCGGGCTCCACGGCCTACGAGGTGGAACGCGAAGTGACCAGCCGCGTCGAGGACGCCGTGCAGGCCATGGGCGAGATCAAGCGCATCCGCTCGCGTTCCGTTCCCGGCATGGCGATCGTCTACGTGGACATCAAGGATAAATACGCGTCGAAAGACCTGCCGGAGATCTGGGACGTGCTGCGCCAGAAGCTGAACGACGTGCAGGTCTTCATGCCCGCCGGCAGCACGATCATGGTCGACAACGACTTCGGCGACGTTTACGGTCAGTATTACGCGCTCGTCGGAGACGGGTACACGATGAAGGAGCTGTGGGATTACGCCGATTTCCTCAAAAAGCAGCTCGTGCTCGTGCCCGGCGTGGCCAGCGTGAAGATCCTCGGCGAGCAGAAGGAAGCCGTTTACGTGGAGTTCTCGGCCACGCGCCTGTCGTCGCT
This sequence is a window from Pyramidobacter sp. YE332. Protein-coding genes within it:
- the nhaC gene encoding Na+/H+ antiporter NhaC, producing the protein MAEKAAKPHKEVGLGGAIAIMVMILAIMVVGKLFMNFDTGMLCLIVALATTVVYVFGYGFTWDYMFKEGVIPMVARASGAILILLIVGPMIAIWMAGGTVPYLIKVGLSILRPSTFLISASVICAISSVLTGTSWGSAATFGVALMGIGHGLGINPAATAGAVIAGSYFGDKISPISDTTVLAAATAECDIMDHIKSMMWTTLPAFCIGLAVYAYVGSSSADTMDMTRINEIVGAIEKSYKLTPLVLIPAGVMLVLSYMGKPTIPVLWASMVSAIPFAMMQGHSLPAIVKIMASGPKAATGVKVVDSLLSRGGLSFMSGSVVVVFFAYIFAGQLECTGTIKVITNAMRERFIKSSVGRLVFSTSLTGIITALGTGNSYLSIIMPGIMYRDPFDEFGIRRNVLSRTLEDSGTVVVPLIPWSAAGVYMASVLDVPVLEYLPWTIMCYSGAVLAWIYAFCNIAIFRTKTAESK
- a CDS encoding GntR family transcriptional regulator; the encoded protein is MDQEVEASKQNAELRAFNTVVELIRQREIVPGQRLFEPDLSERLSMSRTPLRTALSRLVAEGILVKERGRKGYLLPALSSEDMRQIFYSRAAVEGAAAARLAHGCTPEHVTVLRAINAKEAELFGRKRQTPEEKAQYAQLNEELHRLIVSFSGNVYLLRFFNSSYWRSTMYTLLYTRFYRERTRSTGENVPSWKEHSLIIDALEAHEAERSRRLMEEHVLNTFRYRSLLEETERQ
- a CDS encoding mechanosensitive ion channel domain-containing protein; translated protein: MKKILPLAAALLLASGAIFPAGAIDALSLITGADAGTAVDAATSADRAVGKDETPQPYTPSADPEACSKRLAEIERLLAEWESLKADEAAARFGVTAEDVTRRVENLTLLKNAYPRIINAISRKKQDDADLARQKGDVSSPELTLNDKPPYKLGYYDAYIAGLDDIRKQIDDAKEDLERFDSYAAASQKLVEEREAAWRLARDNYQKARDQKTSWQLHGAAYLLEIARAQLILDGFEKERAATALAKYELQYQRRGYLQKYIRENLDLSAESFAAQIAALNAEIKKLEDSRPALNRQIKQAEAAAETAEMKYAADDKDKRAAQLEMSYRTAERDRYRLQLEQLQETLVLYAERKRLWTLRYDLARGAVDETTIPAAVKNMNAEIKTLENNLLDVQKDLLSLQSRQSAISKMLDSGTTEPKYLPGLKKYSSAIQASIDSCLSYTAAVVSLSAQERAFVGELQETYKTVSTFDKIRAFWKTHAATLLNTELWQSGGYAVRLREFLIALAIIVFGTWGARKLVHMFSWAVGKYFKFDETSRRTFDRFVFYLAGIAIFLTALHIVGIPLTAFAFLGGAVAIAIGFGAQNMFKNLMGGILLTLNRPFRLGDVIEVAGIAGTVTDLGVRSTLIRTFDEKEVVVPNSQLLDNQLINWSLSDALLRVGVDFGVEYGTPAKKVRDTVLRIADANPKILKNPAPWLYFAAFGDSELDFTLYFWVNQKIASGMKVSGEIREAIQEAFAQEGLVMAYPHMDVSISSAGTKNGAPQAAESEK
- a CDS encoding DUF362 domain-containing protein; its protein translation is MGNKKSIVYFAPFTPGVSKVDVLKKAVEAVEFKKTVAKDALTAVKLHFGEKGNDTYLRPIFIRAVVDEVKKCGGKPFLVDSNTLYVGSRKNSVDHLITAIENGFGYEVTGAPLIIADGLKSNDFREVEIDGQYFKKVEVSAAVAEADALVVVSHFKGHVAAGYGGAIKNLAMGCAPARGKKAQHAVRLEVDEEKCIGCGRCFRNCPGHAITMEKDAAGRTTSHIHAEPCLGCCECMTVCPTQAVGMIWTADEDKSSFNCRMAEYAWGAIKDKERSLFINVMMDITPLCDCCGWSDTPIVPNIGVAASTDPVALDKACYDMVMAASGSAVEEHHFHEGDDKFQLLHPTTAPHAQFEHGAKIGMGSLDYELRTIHIEEGEGE
- a CDS encoding MATE family efflux transporter; this translates as MEEKRRDTLRRVIRLALPAVFENVMFTLVNIVDVAMVGSLGAVATAAAALNAQPMWLAYAVTMIAAGGASVLVARCWGAKDYALAGRYAAQAVVLGALIGLCMTAAAESGAGLYVALMHAAPDVAPDAAAYMRIVGASLPFLMAERTMAGVLQSAGDTVTPMKISVAANLCNVAGNFLLIYPRRNLDWLGGLPVWGMGWGVRGAAVSTAVSIVLAAAAMAAALRRRRDELELSAPRFLRFEKKRLDDLLRVGLPIAAERIVLSSGQILYMSVISALGTVAVSAHYLATTAEGVCYNPVYGIAIAATTLVGQALGAGDERRAEAEGRACIHLCLAVMAVVSTGMYFGAEWLIRVFTSDAAVIEQGARALRIVAWVETLFGAALTSSGALRGAGDTVVPLWLGIFSMLGLRLGAAWLFVNKLGLGLAGAWYAMDLDVGVRGALLWLYFNSGRWKLKSRRLAARTGQ